A single window of Periplaneta americana isolate PAMFEO1 chromosome 14, P.americana_PAMFEO1_priV1, whole genome shotgun sequence DNA harbors:
- the LOC138713045 gene encoding zinc finger protein 275-like isoform X2: MLLMLQSSCCKKRCLETICFCKVKKCSIPIMATLVFEWARTVISQQYLDSMSLDPDVDRNNVIKEMALTAKVKVEWNSKGQVFLEGAWEHIMKIHVMLVKYLKPPAQEDTSLCTKTNTKAVVRYIRQKYLNASRRRSAAVQSKKPSPENEVYVNITVGGDLELPSYQATNQLVSSDDLLIEHDNKTNTKEGSDTGSCRSPVVWEGGSALLQTGALLNGSRSAKKKDYEKLAPFKFFCTLCSFKSKRESHYQRHLELHSKVSELFSCQKCDFTTLRLGHLRRHEMSHSETQFACSKCHYYTDHHKWLLRHQRLKHSQSAPGRDSVVRKELLRCVECGYSTTRPYFYQRHLQAHTSSNNPLLRDEHRFHCQQCSYKTGRKEHFIRHVNNVHNNNRPYLCDHCGKAFKRPDALKQHRSTHVEPDSTVGAFRCSVCGKYCRAQAQLTQHQAVHSNVRSFLCEICGAAFKTRAVQRKHVLTIHKNPKAFSCPQCSRKFNTKYALRRHMKQHSLDKKRKSGSSEDEPVAESEGALRVLQSEPILIQEAPRADNQTAITVQVIGFMPYSDT; encoded by the exons ATGCTTTTAATGTTACAGTCTTCATGTTGTAAAAAGAGATGTTTAGAAACTATCTGTTTTTGTAAAGTGAAAAAGTGTTCAATTCCTATAATGGCAACTCTAGTGTTTGAGTGGGCTCGAACAGTTATATCACAACAATATTTGGATTCCATGTCCCTAGACCCCGATGTGGAtagaaataatgtaattaaagaaATGGCTTTGACTGCTAAGGTTAAAGTTGAATGGAACAGTAAAGGCCAAGTGTTTCTGGAAGGAGCCTGGGAGCATATAATGAAGATACAT GTGATGTTGGTGAAGTACTTGAAGCCCCCAGCACAGGAGGACACGTCACTCTGCACGAAGACTAACACCAAAGCAGTTGTGCGGTATATCCGGCAGAAATACTTGAATGCAAGTCGTCGCAGGAGTGCGGCAGTTCAAAGCAAGAAGCCCAGCCCAGAG AATGAGGTGTATGTAAACATCACAGTGGGTGGAGACCTGGAACTGCCCTCATACCAAGCCACGAACCAGCTTGTTAGTTCTGATGACTTGCTGATTGAACATGACAACAAAACCAACACCAAGGAGGGGAGTGATACTGGCTCGTGCAGGAGTCCTGTTGTGTGGGAGGGCGGCAGCGCCCTGCTGCAGACAGGAGCCTTGCTGAACGGCAGCAGGTCGGCCAAGAAGAAGGACTACGAGAAGCTGGCACCCTTCAAGTTCTTCTGCACTCTCTGCTCCTTCAAATCCAAGAGAGAGAGCCACTATCAGCGCCATCTGGAGTTGCATTCTAAG GTGTCAGAGTTGTTCTCGTGCCAGAAGTGCGACTTCACGACCCTGCGGCTGGGTCATCTGCGGCGTCACGAGATGAGTCACAGTGAGACGCAGTTTGCCTGCAGCAAGTGCCACTACTACACGGACCACCACAAGTGGCTGCTGCGCCACCAGCGACTGAAACACAGCCAGTCTGCGCCG GGACGCGACAGCGTGGTACGGAAGGAGCTGCTGCGCTGTGTGGAGTGTGGATACAGCACAACCCGCCCTTACTTCTACCAGAGACATCTACAGGCACATACCAGTAGTAACAACCCTTTACTTCGGGATGAACACAGATTTCATTGTCAGCAG TGCTCGTACAAGACAGGGCGCAAGGAGCACTTCATCCGTCACGTAAACAATGTACACAACAACAATCGTCCATACCTGTGTGACCATTGTGGCAAGGCGTTCAAGCGGCCTGATGCTCTGAAGCAGCACCGCAGTACGCATGTGGAGCCGGACTCGACTGTGGGCGCATTCCGCTGCTCAGTTTGTGGCAAGTACTGCCGTGCGCAGGCGCAGCTGACGCAGCATCAG GCGGTGCACTCTAATGTGCGGTCTTTCCTCTGTGAAATCTGCGGGGCGGCCTTCAAGACACGAGCAGTGCAGCGCAAGCACGTGCTCACCATACACAAGAACCCAAAGGCTTTTTCATGTCCACAGTGCTCCCGCAAGTTCAACACGAAGTATGCCCTGCGCCGCCACATGAAGCAGCACAG TCTGGACAAGAAGCGCAAGTCAGGCAGCTCCGAGGACGAACCGGTGGCAGAGTCGGAGGGTGCCCTGCGCGTGCTGCAGAGCGAGCCAATCCTGATCCAGGAGGCACCCAGAGCTGACAATCAGACAGCGATAACGGTCCAAGTGATCGGGTTCATGCCGTACTCGGACACTTAA
- the LOC138713045 gene encoding zinc finger protein 275-like isoform X1, with protein sequence MLLMLQSSCCKKRCLETICFCKVKKCSIPIMATLVFEWARTVISQQYLDSMSLDPDVDRNNVIKEMALTAKVKVEWNSKGQVFLEGAWEHIMKIHVMLVKYLKPPAQEDTSLCTKTNTKAVVRYIRQKYLNASRRRSAAVQSKKPSPENEVYVNITVGGDLELPSYQATNQLVSSDDLLIEHDNKTNTKEGSDTGSCRSPVVWEGGSALLQTGALLNGSRSAKKKDYEKLAPFKFFCTLCSFKSKRESHYQRHLELHSKQVSELFSCQKCDFTTLRLGHLRRHEMSHSETQFACSKCHYYTDHHKWLLRHQRLKHSQSAPGRDSVVRKELLRCVECGYSTTRPYFYQRHLQAHTSSNNPLLRDEHRFHCQQCSYKTGRKEHFIRHVNNVHNNNRPYLCDHCGKAFKRPDALKQHRSTHVEPDSTVGAFRCSVCGKYCRAQAQLTQHQAVHSNVRSFLCEICGAAFKTRAVQRKHVLTIHKNPKAFSCPQCSRKFNTKYALRRHMKQHSLDKKRKSGSSEDEPVAESEGALRVLQSEPILIQEAPRADNQTAITVQVIGFMPYSDT encoded by the exons ATGCTTTTAATGTTACAGTCTTCATGTTGTAAAAAGAGATGTTTAGAAACTATCTGTTTTTGTAAAGTGAAAAAGTGTTCAATTCCTATAATGGCAACTCTAGTGTTTGAGTGGGCTCGAACAGTTATATCACAACAATATTTGGATTCCATGTCCCTAGACCCCGATGTGGAtagaaataatgtaattaaagaaATGGCTTTGACTGCTAAGGTTAAAGTTGAATGGAACAGTAAAGGCCAAGTGTTTCTGGAAGGAGCCTGGGAGCATATAATGAAGATACAT GTGATGTTGGTGAAGTACTTGAAGCCCCCAGCACAGGAGGACACGTCACTCTGCACGAAGACTAACACCAAAGCAGTTGTGCGGTATATCCGGCAGAAATACTTGAATGCAAGTCGTCGCAGGAGTGCGGCAGTTCAAAGCAAGAAGCCCAGCCCAGAG AATGAGGTGTATGTAAACATCACAGTGGGTGGAGACCTGGAACTGCCCTCATACCAAGCCACGAACCAGCTTGTTAGTTCTGATGACTTGCTGATTGAACATGACAACAAAACCAACACCAAGGAGGGGAGTGATACTGGCTCGTGCAGGAGTCCTGTTGTGTGGGAGGGCGGCAGCGCCCTGCTGCAGACAGGAGCCTTGCTGAACGGCAGCAGGTCGGCCAAGAAGAAGGACTACGAGAAGCTGGCACCCTTCAAGTTCTTCTGCACTCTCTGCTCCTTCAAATCCAAGAGAGAGAGCCACTATCAGCGCCATCTGGAGTTGCATTCTAAG CAGGTGTCAGAGTTGTTCTCGTGCCAGAAGTGCGACTTCACGACCCTGCGGCTGGGTCATCTGCGGCGTCACGAGATGAGTCACAGTGAGACGCAGTTTGCCTGCAGCAAGTGCCACTACTACACGGACCACCACAAGTGGCTGCTGCGCCACCAGCGACTGAAACACAGCCAGTCTGCGCCG GGACGCGACAGCGTGGTACGGAAGGAGCTGCTGCGCTGTGTGGAGTGTGGATACAGCACAACCCGCCCTTACTTCTACCAGAGACATCTACAGGCACATACCAGTAGTAACAACCCTTTACTTCGGGATGAACACAGATTTCATTGTCAGCAG TGCTCGTACAAGACAGGGCGCAAGGAGCACTTCATCCGTCACGTAAACAATGTACACAACAACAATCGTCCATACCTGTGTGACCATTGTGGCAAGGCGTTCAAGCGGCCTGATGCTCTGAAGCAGCACCGCAGTACGCATGTGGAGCCGGACTCGACTGTGGGCGCATTCCGCTGCTCAGTTTGTGGCAAGTACTGCCGTGCGCAGGCGCAGCTGACGCAGCATCAG GCGGTGCACTCTAATGTGCGGTCTTTCCTCTGTGAAATCTGCGGGGCGGCCTTCAAGACACGAGCAGTGCAGCGCAAGCACGTGCTCACCATACACAAGAACCCAAAGGCTTTTTCATGTCCACAGTGCTCCCGCAAGTTCAACACGAAGTATGCCCTGCGCCGCCACATGAAGCAGCACAG TCTGGACAAGAAGCGCAAGTCAGGCAGCTCCGAGGACGAACCGGTGGCAGAGTCGGAGGGTGCCCTGCGCGTGCTGCAGAGCGAGCCAATCCTGATCCAGGAGGCACCCAGAGCTGACAATCAGACAGCGATAACGGTCCAAGTGATCGGGTTCATGCCGTACTCGGACACTTAA